A single Macaca mulatta isolate MMU2019108-1 chromosome 11, T2T-MMU8v2.0, whole genome shotgun sequence DNA region contains:
- the PRPF40B gene encoding pre-mRNA-processing factor 40 homolog B isoform X33: MSVPDSGPRPPAAPAPFPPGPPMMPPPFDTLGLEMPPPGIPPPFPPMGLPPMSQRPPAIPPMPPGILPPMLPPMGAPPPLTQIPGMVPPMMPGMLMPAVPVTAATAPGADTASSAVAGTGPPLLLSQCPWKEYKSDTGKPYYYNNQSKESRWTRPKDLDDLEVLVKQEAAGKQQQQLPHTLQPQPPQPQPDPPPAPPGPTPVPTGLLEPEPGGSEDCDVSEATQPLEQGFLQQLEEGPSSSGQHQPQQEEEESKPEPERSGLSWSNREKAKQAFKELLRDKAVPSNASWEQAMKMVVTDPRYSALPKLSEKKQAFNAYKAQREKEEKEEARLRAKEAKQTLQHFLEQHERMTSTTRYRRAEQTFGDLEVWAVVPERDRKEVYDDVLFFLAKKEKEQAKQLRRRNIQALKSILDGMSSVNFQTTWSQAQQYLMDNPSFAQDHQLQNMDKEDALICFEEHIRALEREEEEERERARLRERRQQRKNREAFQTFLDELHETGQLHSMSTWMELYPAVSTDVRFANMLGQPGSTPLDLFKFYVEELKARFHDEKKIIKDILKDRGFCVEVNTAFEDFAHVISFDKRAAALDAGNIKLTFNSLLEKAEAREREREKEEARRMRRREAAFRSMLRQAVPALELGTAWEEVRERFVCDSAFEQITLESERIRLFREFLQVLEQTECQHLHTKGRKHGRKGKKHHRKRSHSPSGSESEEEELPPPSLRPPKRRRRNPSESGSEPSSSLDSVESGGAALGGRGSPSSHLLGADHGLRKAKKPKKKTKKRRHKSNSPESETDPEEKAGKESDEKEQEQDKDRELRQAELPNRSPGFGIKKEKTGWDTSESELSEGELERRRRTLLQQLDDHQ; the protein is encoded by the exons TCGGTTCCCGATTCTGGTCCCCGGCCCCCAGCAGCGCCTGCCCCCTTCCCACCGGGGCCCCCCATGATGCCACCACCCTTC GACACACTGGGGCTGGAG ATGCCCCCTCCAGGGATCCCCCCACCCTTTCCTCCGATGGGGCTACCCCCCATGAGTCAGAGACCACCAGCTATCCCCCCCATGCCACCTGGCATCCTGCCCCCAATGCTTCCACCAATGGGGGCGCCACCACCACTCACACAG ATACCAGGAATGGTACCTCCGATGATGCCAGGAATGCTGATGCCAGCGGTGCCTGTCACCGCAGCG ACGGCTCCGGGTGCAGACACCGCCAGCT ctgctGTGGCTGGGACAGGCCCTCCG CTGCTCCTGTCGCAATGTCCCTGGAAAGAGTACAAGTCAGACACAGGCAAACCTTACTACTATAACAACCAGAGTAAAGAGTCTCGCTGGACCCGGCCCAAGGATCTGGATGACCTAGAGG TTCTAGTCAAACAAGAGGCTGCAGG gaaacagcagcagcagctgccacATACACTTCAGCCACAGCCGCCTCAGCCACAGCCTGACCCCCCACCTGCACCTCCTGGCCCCACCCCAGTGCCCACAGGCCTCCTGGAACCTGAGCCAGGTGGGAGTGAAGATTGTGATGTGTCGGAGGCCACCCAGCCCCTGGAACAGGGGTTCCTGCAGCAGCTGGAGGAGGGCCCCAGCAG TTCTGGACAGCATCAGCcacagcaggaggaggaagaatcaAAGCCAGAACCAGAGAGGTCTGGCCTCAGTTGGAGCAACCGGGAGAAGGCAAAGCAGGCATTCAAGGAACTGCTGAGGGACAAG GCTGTCCCCTCCAACGCCTCATGGGAACAGGCCATGAAGATGGTGGTCACCGACCCCCGTTACAG TGCCTTGCCCAAACTGAGTGAGAAAAAGCAGGCATTCAATGCCTACAAGGCGCAgcgggagaaggaggagaaggaggaggcccGTCTAAGGGCCAAGGAGGCCAAGCAGACCCTGCAGCATTTCCTGGAGCAGCATGAACGCATGACCTCCACCACCCGCTACCG GCGGGCAGAACAGACCTTTGGAGACCTGGAGGTCTGGGCTGTGGTCCCTGAGAGGGATCGAAAAGAGGTTTATGATGATGTCCTCTTCTTCCTGGCCAAGAAGGAGAAG GAACAGGCCAAGCAACTCCGGCGCCGCAATATCCAGGCCCTAAAGAGCATTCTGGATGGGATGAGTAGTGTCAACTTCCAAACCACGTGGTCCCAGGCCCAGCAGTACCTCATGGATAACCCCAGCTTTGCTCAGGACCATCAGCTGCAGA ACATGGACAAGGAAGATGCACTGATCTGTTTTGAGGAGCACATTCGAGCtttggagagggaagaggaggaggaacgGGAGCGGGCCCGGCTTCGGGAGCGACGCCAACAACGCAAGAATCGGGAGGCCTTCCAG aCCTTCCTGGATGAGCTGCATGAGACAGGGCAGCTGCACTCTATGTCCACCTGGATGGAGCTATATCCAGCAGTCAGCACTGATGTCCGTTTTGCCAACATGCTGGGCCAGCCGG GCTCCACGCCTCTGGACTTGTTCAAGTTCTATGTGGAGGAGTTGAAGGCACGATTCCATGATGAAAAGAAGATCATTAAGGACATCCTTAAG GACCGGGGCTTCTGTGTGGAGGTGAACACGGCCTTTGAGGACTTCGCCCACGTCATAAGCTTTGACAAGAGGGCTGCCGCACTGGACGCAGGCAACATCAAGCTGACCTTCAATAGT CTGCTGGAGAAAGCAGAGGCACGGGAGAGGGAGcgggagaaggaggaggcacGCAGGATGCGGCGCAGGGAAGCTGCCTTTCGAAGCATGCTGAGGCAGGCTGTGCCTGCTCTGGAGCTAGGCACTGCCTGGGAAGAG GTCCGTGAGCGTTTTGTGTGTGACTCAGCCTTTGAGCAGATTACCCTGGAGTCGGAGCGGATCCGGCTCTTCCGGGAGTTCCTACAGGTGCTGGAG CAGACTGAATGCCAGCACCTCCACACCAAAGGCCGAAAGCATGGCAGGAAAGGCAAGAAGCACCATCGCAAGCGTTCCCACTCACCCTCA GGCTCTGAGTCAGAAGAAGAGGAGCTGCCCCCACCATCTCTCCGGCCCCCCAAGCGGAGGCGGCGGAACCCCTCAGAGTCAGGCTCTGAGCCCTCTTCCTCACTTGATTCAGTTGAAAGTGGGGGTGCTGCCCTTGGAGGACGGGGCTCCCCTTCCTCCCATCTTCTTGGAGCAG ATCATGGCCTTCGGAAAGccaagaaaccaaaaaagaaaactaagaagagAAGACACAAGTCG AACAGTCCTGAGAGTGAGACAGaccctgaggagaaagctggcaAGGAGAGCGATGAGAAAGAACAAGAACAGGACAAGGACAGGGAGCTCCGGCAGGCAGAGCTCCCTAACCGTTCCCCAGGCTTTGGAATCAAGAAGGAGAAG ACAGGCTGGGACACGTCAGAAAGTGAGCTGAGTGAGGGTGAGCTGGAGAGGCGGCGGCGGACACTCCTACAGCAGCTGGACGATCACCAGTGA
- the PRPF40B gene encoding pre-mRNA-processing factor 40 homolog B isoform X36 codes for MSVPDSGPRPPAAPAPFPPGPPMMPPPFMPPPGIPPPFPPMGLPPMSQRPPAIPPMPPGILPPMLPPMGAPPPLTQIPGMVPPMMPGMLMPAVPVTAATAPGADTASSAVAGTGPPLLLSQCPWKEYKSDTGKPYYYNNQSKESRWTRPKDLDDLEVLVKQEAAGKQQQQLPHTLQPQPPQPQPDPPPAPPGPTPVPTGLLEPEPGGSEDCDVSEATQPLEQGFLQQLEEGPSSSGQHQPQQEEEESKPEPERSGLSWSNREKAKQAFKELLRDKAVPSNASWEQAMKMVVTDPRYSALPKLSEKKQAFNAYKAQREKEEKEEARLRAKEAKQTLQHFLEQHERMTSTTRYRRAEQTFGDLEVWAVVPERDRKEVYDDVLFFLAKKEKEQAKQLRRRNIQALKSILDGMSSVNFQTTWSQAQQYLMDNPSFAQDHQLQNMDKEDALICFEEHIRALEREEEEERERARLRERRQQRKNREAFQTFLDELHETGQLHSMSTWMELYPAVSTDVRFANMLGQPGSTPLDLFKFYVEELKARFHDEKKIIKDILKDRGFCVEVNTAFEDFAHVISFDKRAAALDAGNIKLTFNSLLEKAEAREREREKEEARRMRRREAAFRSMLRQAVPALELGTAWEEVRERFVCDSAFEQITLESERIRLFREFLQVLEQTECQHLHTKGRKHGRKGKKHHRKRSHSPSGSESEEEELPPPSLRPPKRRRRNPSESGSEPSSSLDSVESGGAALGGRGSPSSHLLGADHGLRKAKKPKKKTKKRRHKSNSPESETDPEEKAGKESDEKEQEQDKDRELRQAELPNRSPGFGIKKEKTGWDTSESELSEGELERRRRTLLQQLDDHQ; via the exons TCGGTTCCCGATTCTGGTCCCCGGCCCCCAGCAGCGCCTGCCCCCTTCCCACCGGGGCCCCCCATGATGCCACCACCCTTC ATGCCCCCTCCAGGGATCCCCCCACCCTTTCCTCCGATGGGGCTACCCCCCATGAGTCAGAGACCACCAGCTATCCCCCCCATGCCACCTGGCATCCTGCCCCCAATGCTTCCACCAATGGGGGCGCCACCACCACTCACACAG ATACCAGGAATGGTACCTCCGATGATGCCAGGAATGCTGATGCCAGCGGTGCCTGTCACCGCAGCG ACGGCTCCGGGTGCAGACACCGCCAGCT ctgctGTGGCTGGGACAGGCCCTCCG CTGCTCCTGTCGCAATGTCCCTGGAAAGAGTACAAGTCAGACACAGGCAAACCTTACTACTATAACAACCAGAGTAAAGAGTCTCGCTGGACCCGGCCCAAGGATCTGGATGACCTAGAGG TTCTAGTCAAACAAGAGGCTGCAGG gaaacagcagcagcagctgccacATACACTTCAGCCACAGCCGCCTCAGCCACAGCCTGACCCCCCACCTGCACCTCCTGGCCCCACCCCAGTGCCCACAGGCCTCCTGGAACCTGAGCCAGGTGGGAGTGAAGATTGTGATGTGTCGGAGGCCACCCAGCCCCTGGAACAGGGGTTCCTGCAGCAGCTGGAGGAGGGCCCCAGCAG TTCTGGACAGCATCAGCcacagcaggaggaggaagaatcaAAGCCAGAACCAGAGAGGTCTGGCCTCAGTTGGAGCAACCGGGAGAAGGCAAAGCAGGCATTCAAGGAACTGCTGAGGGACAAG GCTGTCCCCTCCAACGCCTCATGGGAACAGGCCATGAAGATGGTGGTCACCGACCCCCGTTACAG TGCCTTGCCCAAACTGAGTGAGAAAAAGCAGGCATTCAATGCCTACAAGGCGCAgcgggagaaggaggagaaggaggaggcccGTCTAAGGGCCAAGGAGGCCAAGCAGACCCTGCAGCATTTCCTGGAGCAGCATGAACGCATGACCTCCACCACCCGCTACCG GCGGGCAGAACAGACCTTTGGAGACCTGGAGGTCTGGGCTGTGGTCCCTGAGAGGGATCGAAAAGAGGTTTATGATGATGTCCTCTTCTTCCTGGCCAAGAAGGAGAAG GAACAGGCCAAGCAACTCCGGCGCCGCAATATCCAGGCCCTAAAGAGCATTCTGGATGGGATGAGTAGTGTCAACTTCCAAACCACGTGGTCCCAGGCCCAGCAGTACCTCATGGATAACCCCAGCTTTGCTCAGGACCATCAGCTGCAGA ACATGGACAAGGAAGATGCACTGATCTGTTTTGAGGAGCACATTCGAGCtttggagagggaagaggaggaggaacgGGAGCGGGCCCGGCTTCGGGAGCGACGCCAACAACGCAAGAATCGGGAGGCCTTCCAG aCCTTCCTGGATGAGCTGCATGAGACAGGGCAGCTGCACTCTATGTCCACCTGGATGGAGCTATATCCAGCAGTCAGCACTGATGTCCGTTTTGCCAACATGCTGGGCCAGCCGG GCTCCACGCCTCTGGACTTGTTCAAGTTCTATGTGGAGGAGTTGAAGGCACGATTCCATGATGAAAAGAAGATCATTAAGGACATCCTTAAG GACCGGGGCTTCTGTGTGGAGGTGAACACGGCCTTTGAGGACTTCGCCCACGTCATAAGCTTTGACAAGAGGGCTGCCGCACTGGACGCAGGCAACATCAAGCTGACCTTCAATAGT CTGCTGGAGAAAGCAGAGGCACGGGAGAGGGAGcgggagaaggaggaggcacGCAGGATGCGGCGCAGGGAAGCTGCCTTTCGAAGCATGCTGAGGCAGGCTGTGCCTGCTCTGGAGCTAGGCACTGCCTGGGAAGAG GTCCGTGAGCGTTTTGTGTGTGACTCAGCCTTTGAGCAGATTACCCTGGAGTCGGAGCGGATCCGGCTCTTCCGGGAGTTCCTACAGGTGCTGGAG CAGACTGAATGCCAGCACCTCCACACCAAAGGCCGAAAGCATGGCAGGAAAGGCAAGAAGCACCATCGCAAGCGTTCCCACTCACCCTCA GGCTCTGAGTCAGAAGAAGAGGAGCTGCCCCCACCATCTCTCCGGCCCCCCAAGCGGAGGCGGCGGAACCCCTCAGAGTCAGGCTCTGAGCCCTCTTCCTCACTTGATTCAGTTGAAAGTGGGGGTGCTGCCCTTGGAGGACGGGGCTCCCCTTCCTCCCATCTTCTTGGAGCAG ATCATGGCCTTCGGAAAGccaagaaaccaaaaaagaaaactaagaagagAAGACACAAGTCG AACAGTCCTGAGAGTGAGACAGaccctgaggagaaagctggcaAGGAGAGCGATGAGAAAGAACAAGAACAGGACAAGGACAGGGAGCTCCGGCAGGCAGAGCTCCCTAACCGTTCCCCAGGCTTTGGAATCAAGAAGGAGAAG ACAGGCTGGGACACGTCAGAAAGTGAGCTGAGTGAGGGTGAGCTGGAGAGGCGGCGGCGGACACTCCTACAGCAGCTGGACGATCACCAGTGA
- the PRPF40B gene encoding pre-mRNA-processing factor 40 homolog B isoform X4 codes for MSVPDSGPRPPAAPAPFPPGPPMMPPPFDTLGLEMPPPGIPPPFPPMGLPPMSQRPPAIPPMPPGILPPMLPPMGAPPPLTQIPGMVPPMMPGMLMPAVPVTAATAPGADTASSAVAGTGPPRALWSEHVAPDGRIYYYNADDKQSVWEKPSVLKSKAELLLSQCPWKEYKSDTGKPYYYNNQSKESRWTRPKDLDDLEVLVKQEAAGKQQQQLPHTLQPQPPQPQPDPPPAPPGPTPVPTGLLEPEPGGSEDCDVSEATQPLEQGFLQQLEEGPSSSGQHQPQQEEEESKPEPERSGLSWSNREKAKQAFKELLRDKAVPSNASWEQAMKMVVTDPRYSALPKLSEKKQAFNAYKAQREKEEKEEARLRAKEAKQTLQHFLEQHERMTSTTRYRRAEQTFGDLEVWAVVPERDRKEVYDDVLFFLAKKEKEQAKQLRRRNIQALKSILDGMSSVNFQTTWSQAQQYLMDNPSFAQDHQLQNMDKEDALICFEEHIRALEREEEEERERARLRERRQQRKNREAFQTFLDELHETGQLHSMSTWMELYPAVSTDVRFANMLGQPGSTPLDLFKFYVEELKARFHDEKKIIKDILKDRGFCVEVNTAFEDFAHVISFDKRAAALDAGNIKLTFNSLLEKAEAREREREKEEARRMRRREAAFRSMLRQAVPALELGTAWEEVRERFVCDSAFEQITLESERIRLFREFLQVLETECQHLHTKGRKHGRKGKKHHRKRSHSPSGSESEEEELPPPSLRPPKRRRRNPSESGSEPSSSLDSVESGGAALGGRGSPSSHLLGADHGLRKAKKPKKKTKKRRHKSNSPESETDPEEKAGKESDEKEQEQDKDRELRQAELPNRSPGFGIKKEKTGWDTSESELSEGELERRRRTLLQQLDDHQ; via the exons TCGGTTCCCGATTCTGGTCCCCGGCCCCCAGCAGCGCCTGCCCCCTTCCCACCGGGGCCCCCCATGATGCCACCACCCTTC GACACACTGGGGCTGGAG ATGCCCCCTCCAGGGATCCCCCCACCCTTTCCTCCGATGGGGCTACCCCCCATGAGTCAGAGACCACCAGCTATCCCCCCCATGCCACCTGGCATCCTGCCCCCAATGCTTCCACCAATGGGGGCGCCACCACCACTCACACAG ATACCAGGAATGGTACCTCCGATGATGCCAGGAATGCTGATGCCAGCGGTGCCTGTCACCGCAGCG ACGGCTCCGGGTGCAGACACCGCCAGCT ctgctGTGGCTGGGACAGGCCCTCCG AGGGCCCTATGGAGTGAGCATGTGGCCCCAGATGGGCGCATCTACTACTACAATGCTGACGACAAGCAGTCCGTGTGGGAGAAGCCCAGCGTGCTCAAGTCCAAGGCAGAG CTGCTCCTGTCGCAATGTCCCTGGAAAGAGTACAAGTCAGACACAGGCAAACCTTACTACTATAACAACCAGAGTAAAGAGTCTCGCTGGACCCGGCCCAAGGATCTGGATGACCTAGAGG TTCTAGTCAAACAAGAGGCTGCAGG gaaacagcagcagcagctgccacATACACTTCAGCCACAGCCGCCTCAGCCACAGCCTGACCCCCCACCTGCACCTCCTGGCCCCACCCCAGTGCCCACAGGCCTCCTGGAACCTGAGCCAGGTGGGAGTGAAGATTGTGATGTGTCGGAGGCCACCCAGCCCCTGGAACAGGGGTTCCTGCAGCAGCTGGAGGAGGGCCCCAGCAG TTCTGGACAGCATCAGCcacagcaggaggaggaagaatcaAAGCCAGAACCAGAGAGGTCTGGCCTCAGTTGGAGCAACCGGGAGAAGGCAAAGCAGGCATTCAAGGAACTGCTGAGGGACAAG GCTGTCCCCTCCAACGCCTCATGGGAACAGGCCATGAAGATGGTGGTCACCGACCCCCGTTACAG TGCCTTGCCCAAACTGAGTGAGAAAAAGCAGGCATTCAATGCCTACAAGGCGCAgcgggagaaggaggagaaggaggaggcccGTCTAAGGGCCAAGGAGGCCAAGCAGACCCTGCAGCATTTCCTGGAGCAGCATGAACGCATGACCTCCACCACCCGCTACCG GCGGGCAGAACAGACCTTTGGAGACCTGGAGGTCTGGGCTGTGGTCCCTGAGAGGGATCGAAAAGAGGTTTATGATGATGTCCTCTTCTTCCTGGCCAAGAAGGAGAAG GAACAGGCCAAGCAACTCCGGCGCCGCAATATCCAGGCCCTAAAGAGCATTCTGGATGGGATGAGTAGTGTCAACTTCCAAACCACGTGGTCCCAGGCCCAGCAGTACCTCATGGATAACCCCAGCTTTGCTCAGGACCATCAGCTGCAGA ACATGGACAAGGAAGATGCACTGATCTGTTTTGAGGAGCACATTCGAGCtttggagagggaagaggaggaggaacgGGAGCGGGCCCGGCTTCGGGAGCGACGCCAACAACGCAAGAATCGGGAGGCCTTCCAG aCCTTCCTGGATGAGCTGCATGAGACAGGGCAGCTGCACTCTATGTCCACCTGGATGGAGCTATATCCAGCAGTCAGCACTGATGTCCGTTTTGCCAACATGCTGGGCCAGCCGG GCTCCACGCCTCTGGACTTGTTCAAGTTCTATGTGGAGGAGTTGAAGGCACGATTCCATGATGAAAAGAAGATCATTAAGGACATCCTTAAG GACCGGGGCTTCTGTGTGGAGGTGAACACGGCCTTTGAGGACTTCGCCCACGTCATAAGCTTTGACAAGAGGGCTGCCGCACTGGACGCAGGCAACATCAAGCTGACCTTCAATAGT CTGCTGGAGAAAGCAGAGGCACGGGAGAGGGAGcgggagaaggaggaggcacGCAGGATGCGGCGCAGGGAAGCTGCCTTTCGAAGCATGCTGAGGCAGGCTGTGCCTGCTCTGGAGCTAGGCACTGCCTGGGAAGAG GTCCGTGAGCGTTTTGTGTGTGACTCAGCCTTTGAGCAGATTACCCTGGAGTCGGAGCGGATCCGGCTCTTCCGGGAGTTCCTACAGGTGCTGGAG ACTGAATGCCAGCACCTCCACACCAAAGGCCGAAAGCATGGCAGGAAAGGCAAGAAGCACCATCGCAAGCGTTCCCACTCACCCTCA GGCTCTGAGTCAGAAGAAGAGGAGCTGCCCCCACCATCTCTCCGGCCCCCCAAGCGGAGGCGGCGGAACCCCTCAGAGTCAGGCTCTGAGCCCTCTTCCTCACTTGATTCAGTTGAAAGTGGGGGTGCTGCCCTTGGAGGACGGGGCTCCCCTTCCTCCCATCTTCTTGGAGCAG ATCATGGCCTTCGGAAAGccaagaaaccaaaaaagaaaactaagaagagAAGACACAAGTCG AACAGTCCTGAGAGTGAGACAGaccctgaggagaaagctggcaAGGAGAGCGATGAGAAAGAACAAGAACAGGACAAGGACAGGGAGCTCCGGCAGGCAGAGCTCCCTAACCGTTCCCCAGGCTTTGGAATCAAGAAGGAGAAG ACAGGCTGGGACACGTCAGAAAGTGAGCTGAGTGAGGGTGAGCTGGAGAGGCGGCGGCGGACACTCCTACAGCAGCTGGACGATCACCAGTGA
- the PRPF40B gene encoding pre-mRNA-processing factor 40 homolog B isoform X13 produces the protein MSVPDSGPRPPAAPAPFPPGPPMMPPPFMPPPGIPPPFPPMGLPPMSQRPPAIPPMPPGILPPMLPPMGAPPPLTQIPGMVPPMMPGMLMPAVPVTAATAPGADTASSAVAGTGPPRALWSEHVAPDGRIYYYNADDKQSVWEKPSVLKSKAELLLSQCPWKEYKSDTGKPYYYNNQSKESRWTRPKDLDDLEGETSYEWAGKQQQQLPHTLQPQPPQPQPDPPPAPPGPTPVPTGLLEPEPGGSEDCDVSEATQPLEQGFLQQLEEGPSSSGQHQPQQEEEESKPEPERSGLSWSNREKAKQAFKELLRDKAVPSNASWEQAMKMVVTDPRYSALPKLSEKKQAFNAYKAQREKEEKEEARLRAKEAKQTLQHFLEQHERMTSTTRYRRAEQTFGDLEVWAVVPERDRKEVYDDVLFFLAKKEKEQAKQLRRRNIQALKSILDGMSSVNFQTTWSQAQQYLMDNPSFAQDHQLQNMDKEDALICFEEHIRALEREEEEERERARLRERRQQRKNREAFQTFLDELHETGQLHSMSTWMELYPAVSTDVRFANMLGQPGSTPLDLFKFYVEELKARFHDEKKIIKDILKDRGFCVEVNTAFEDFAHVISFDKRAAALDAGNIKLTFNSLLEKAEAREREREKEEARRMRRREAAFRSMLRQAVPALELGTAWEEVRSRFVCDSAFEQITLESERIRLFREFLQVLETECQHLHTKGRKHGRKGKKHHRKRSHSPSGSESEEEELPPPSLRPPKRRRRNPSESGSEPSSSLDSVESGGAALGGRGSPSSHLLGADHGLRKAKKPKKKTKKRRHKSNSPESETDPEEKAGKESDEKEQEQDKDRELRQAELPNRSPGFGIKKEKTGWDTSESELSEGELERRRRTLLQQLDDHQ, from the exons TCGGTTCCCGATTCTGGTCCCCGGCCCCCAGCAGCGCCTGCCCCCTTCCCACCGGGGCCCCCCATGATGCCACCACCCTTC ATGCCCCCTCCAGGGATCCCCCCACCCTTTCCTCCGATGGGGCTACCCCCCATGAGTCAGAGACCACCAGCTATCCCCCCCATGCCACCTGGCATCCTGCCCCCAATGCTTCCACCAATGGGGGCGCCACCACCACTCACACAG ATACCAGGAATGGTACCTCCGATGATGCCAGGAATGCTGATGCCAGCGGTGCCTGTCACCGCAGCG ACGGCTCCGGGTGCAGACACCGCCAGCT ctgctGTGGCTGGGACAGGCCCTCCG AGGGCCCTATGGAGTGAGCATGTGGCCCCAGATGGGCGCATCTACTACTACAATGCTGACGACAAGCAGTCCGTGTGGGAGAAGCCCAGCGTGCTCAAGTCCAAGGCAGAG CTGCTCCTGTCGCAATGTCCCTGGAAAGAGTACAAGTCAGACACAGGCAAACCTTACTACTATAACAACCAGAGTAAAGAGTCTCGCTGGACCCGGCCCAAGGATCTGGATGACCTAGAGGGTGAGACGTCCTACGAGTGGGCCGG gaaacagcagcagcagctgccacATACACTTCAGCCACAGCCGCCTCAGCCACAGCCTGACCCCCCACCTGCACCTCCTGGCCCCACCCCAGTGCCCACAGGCCTCCTGGAACCTGAGCCAGGTGGGAGTGAAGATTGTGATGTGTCGGAGGCCACCCAGCCCCTGGAACAGGGGTTCCTGCAGCAGCTGGAGGAGGGCCCCAGCAG TTCTGGACAGCATCAGCcacagcaggaggaggaagaatcaAAGCCAGAACCAGAGAGGTCTGGCCTCAGTTGGAGCAACCGGGAGAAGGCAAAGCAGGCATTCAAGGAACTGCTGAGGGACAAG GCTGTCCCCTCCAACGCCTCATGGGAACAGGCCATGAAGATGGTGGTCACCGACCCCCGTTACAG TGCCTTGCCCAAACTGAGTGAGAAAAAGCAGGCATTCAATGCCTACAAGGCGCAgcgggagaaggaggagaaggaggaggcccGTCTAAGGGCCAAGGAGGCCAAGCAGACCCTGCAGCATTTCCTGGAGCAGCATGAACGCATGACCTCCACCACCCGCTACCG GCGGGCAGAACAGACCTTTGGAGACCTGGAGGTCTGGGCTGTGGTCCCTGAGAGGGATCGAAAAGAGGTTTATGATGATGTCCTCTTCTTCCTGGCCAAGAAGGAGAAG GAACAGGCCAAGCAACTCCGGCGCCGCAATATCCAGGCCCTAAAGAGCATTCTGGATGGGATGAGTAGTGTCAACTTCCAAACCACGTGGTCCCAGGCCCAGCAGTACCTCATGGATAACCCCAGCTTTGCTCAGGACCATCAGCTGCAGA ACATGGACAAGGAAGATGCACTGATCTGTTTTGAGGAGCACATTCGAGCtttggagagggaagaggaggaggaacgGGAGCGGGCCCGGCTTCGGGAGCGACGCCAACAACGCAAGAATCGGGAGGCCTTCCAG aCCTTCCTGGATGAGCTGCATGAGACAGGGCAGCTGCACTCTATGTCCACCTGGATGGAGCTATATCCAGCAGTCAGCACTGATGTCCGTTTTGCCAACATGCTGGGCCAGCCGG GCTCCACGCCTCTGGACTTGTTCAAGTTCTATGTGGAGGAGTTGAAGGCACGATTCCATGATGAAAAGAAGATCATTAAGGACATCCTTAAG GACCGGGGCTTCTGTGTGGAGGTGAACACGGCCTTTGAGGACTTCGCCCACGTCATAAGCTTTGACAAGAGGGCTGCCGCACTGGACGCAGGCAACATCAAGCTGACCTTCAATAGT CTGCTGGAGAAAGCAGAGGCACGGGAGAGGGAGcgggagaaggaggaggcacGCAGGATGCGGCGCAGGGAAGCTGCCTTTCGAAGCATGCTGAGGCAGGCTGTGCCTGCTCTGGAGCTAGGCACTGCCTGGGAAGAGGTCAGGAGC CGTTTTGTGTGTGACTCAGCCTTTGAGCAGATTACCCTGGAGTCGGAGCGGATCCGGCTCTTCCGGGAGTTCCTACAGGTGCTGGAG ACTGAATGCCAGCACCTCCACACCAAAGGCCGAAAGCATGGCAGGAAAGGCAAGAAGCACCATCGCAAGCGTTCCCACTCACCCTCA GGCTCTGAGTCAGAAGAAGAGGAGCTGCCCCCACCATCTCTCCGGCCCCCCAAGCGGAGGCGGCGGAACCCCTCAGAGTCAGGCTCTGAGCCCTCTTCCTCACTTGATTCAGTTGAAAGTGGGGGTGCTGCCCTTGGAGGACGGGGCTCCCCTTCCTCCCATCTTCTTGGAGCAG ATCATGGCCTTCGGAAAGccaagaaaccaaaaaagaaaactaagaagagAAGACACAAGTCG AACAGTCCTGAGAGTGAGACAGaccctgaggagaaagctggcaAGGAGAGCGATGAGAAAGAACAAGAACAGGACAAGGACAGGGAGCTCCGGCAGGCAGAGCTCCCTAACCGTTCCCCAGGCTTTGGAATCAAGAAGGAGAAG ACAGGCTGGGACACGTCAGAAAGTGAGCTGAGTGAGGGTGAGCTGGAGAGGCGGCGGCGGACACTCCTACAGCAGCTGGACGATCACCAGTGA